In Halichondria panicea chromosome 17, odHalPani1.1, whole genome shotgun sequence, a single window of DNA contains:
- the LOC135351508 gene encoding serine/threonine-protein kinase MRCK beta-like produces the protein MLESNTARAILMAAAVLIGFSTPPHLIENTLSNCFLGSGTVLKNELQNELQSLGGSDFTLSLEWALFNPRQGLCLKEIDVLQTAGENLVSNDSSPLSDEDSHVHANTSLDFKHFNSFLLSSTLDTDYSKTQAFDYTTIVYKVDLELELETVSLVSESEFDGTASYLRLHHYRSTLSYGDLLNSYWNEWTYHMGPNLGLTCVTVMYGCVLCTALYHLWARTTTSKALALKFQSLYGINLNNESQLSILTLERDTLLTKLLEATTHADSLQDLLNPLSNELHDITKHNAHLKLELAKKNDDLKQIKLMKSMSYKRSKMSEDKFKLERAEWTKTKKSLVSEYEKLVEKYITDMEAEMTNVKRELEDSKRQETDTKNLVMLAEEHMERKRKEWLNIEKQMMANRTLLIEDRNYIEAELLNTKKELERSELLEFEARTKLILDEESLEQERSDWKETKEALLKKNTELANKYTALETELLDAKKALERSEIHKFEGQQKLVLAEEHMNRESEAMKELLTLECTKFEKKNSAQKTELQSVQKQLEKSKCLEIEVQAKLRSTEEALKRKERSLQALKRVEATEEKQLKLAREEIALLKRRRSAVPPRSPRSAHKVASGRVDAVDSGISSEPDLSSHGALAG, from the exons ATGCTCGAAAGCAACACGGCACGTGCCATTCTCATGGCCGCAGCAGTGCTAATTGGATTCTCAACTCCTCCCCATTTGATAGAAAATACACTGTCCAACTGCTTCTTAg GCTCAGGCACAGTCCTGAAGAATGAATTGCAGAATGAGTTGCAGTCTCTTGGAGGAAGTGATTTTACCCTCTCTTTAGAATGGGCCTTGTTCAACCCAAGGCAAGGACTTTGCTTGAAAGAAATTGAC GTATTGCAAACTGCTGGGGAGAACCTTGTTTCGAACGACTCTTCACCACTAAGCGATGAAGACTCTCACGTTCATGCAAACACCTCTCTGGATTTTAAGCATTTTAATTCATTTCTCCTCTCATCAACTCTGGACACTGATTACTCGAAAACCCAAGCGTTTGACTACACGACCATCGTGTATAAAGTTGATCTGGAATTGGAATTGGAAACTGTCAGCCTTGTATCAGAATCGGAATTTGACGGAACGGCCTCTTACTTGCGCTTGCATCACTATCGATCTACACTGTCCTATGGAGATCTTCTCAACTCCTACTGGAATGAATGGACCTACCACATG GGACCAAATCTTGGCTTGACATGTGTGACTGTTATGTATGGGTGTGTGCTTTGCACTGCCCTGTACCACCTCTGGGCACGGACTACCACAAGCAAGGCATTGGCATTGAAATTCCAGTCGCTATATG GTATTAATCTCAACAATGAGTCCCAACTCTCTATTCTGACATTGGAGAGGGATACTCTACTTACGAAGCTCTTAGAGGCAACCACACACGCAGACTCACTCCAGGATCTTCTCAACCCTCTGTCCAATGAGCTCCACGACATTACCAAACATAATGCTCACctcaag CTTGAACTAGCTAAAAAGAATGATGACCTGAAGCAAATCAAACTAATGAAGTCGATGTCTTACAAAAGATCGAAAATGTCAGAAGATAAGTTTAAGCTTGAACGGGCTGAATGGACAAAAACGAAAAAATCATTGGTGTCCGAATATGAAAAGCTTGTAGAGAAGTATATTACTGACATGGAGGCTGAGATGACTAACGTCAAAAGGGAATTGGAGGATTCTAAACGACAAGAGACTGATACCAAGAACTTGGTTATGTTGGCAGAGGAGCACATGGAGAGAAAAAGGAAAGAATGGCTGAACATTGAAAAACAGATGATGGCAAACCGCACGTTGCTTATCGAGGATCGCAATTATATCGAGGCTGAGTTATTGAACACGAAGAAAGAATTGGAGCGATCAGAGCTGCTTGAATTTGAGGCACGGACAAAGTTGATTTTGGATGAAGAGAGTCTGGAACAGGAAAGAAGTGACTGGAAGGAGACAAAGGAGGCGCTATTGAAAAAGAACACTGAGCTTGCTAACAAATACACTGCTTTGGAGACCGAACTACTGGACGCAAAGAAAGCATTGGAACGATCAGAAATACACAAGTTTGAAGGCCAACAAAAGTTGGTACTGGCTGAGGAGCACATGAATAGGGAGAGTGAGGCAATGAAAGAGCTCTTGACATTGGAGTGCACTAAGTTCGAGAAGAAAAACAGCGCACAAAAGACTGAGCTACAGAGCGTTCAGAAACAGCTAGAGAAAAGTAAATGTCTTGAGATTGAGGTGCAGGCCAAGCTAAGGTCAACTGAGGAGGCACTAAAGAGAAAAGAGAGATCTCTTCAGGCATTG AAAAGGGTAGAAGCTACTGAAGAGAAGCAGCTTAAATTGGCCAGGGAAGAGATTGCACTACTAAAGAGAAGGCGCAGTGCAGTACCACCACGTTCCCCCCGCTCCGCTCACAAAGTGGCTAGTGGACGTGTTGATGCTGTGGACAGTGGTATATCGAGTGAACCTGACCTCTCGTCACACGGTGCCCTAGCTGGCTAG